The sequence TTTGCCAAGAACAACGAGGGCATTCGTGAGGAGATTTTTGCGTACGGTTTACGGAACCCCTGGCGGATAAGTTTCGATGAGCAGGGGCAACTATGGGCGGGTGATGTTGGCCAGAATGAACTTGAAGAGATCGATATTGTCAAGAAAGGCGGAAATTACGGCTGGCGAATCAAAGAAGGGCGAGCGGATTATAATTCGGACAATAATCCATCACCGAAAAACCTGATTGAGCCCATTTGGCAATATAGCCATAGTCAGGGAAATGTATCGATCACTGGTGGAATCGTTTATCGAGGCTCACAAAACCCGTCATTACGCGGAAAATACATTTATGCCGATTATGCCAGTGGACGTGTCTGGGCACTGACACAAGATGGGAATAAGGCAGGATCGAATCAGGAAATTATTTCCAGAGCTGGCTCCATATCGGCCTTTGGTGAAGATCAGAAACATGAATTATACATGTGTGATCTGGGCGACGGGAAAATTCTCAAACTGCTCGAACATCAGCAATAAGCTAGTGCAGTAATTTTGTAGGTTGATTGTCTTGTTTTGGTTACGTACATTGGTGCACTTGACTACCATTCGTACCCACCGCCATGTTCAATCGTTTACAGGTACTGATCCGGGATTATTTCGGATTTTCGCATAAAGAGAGTAGGGGATTTCTAGTCCTGATTTTTCTAACGCTGCTGTGCCTTTTACTTCCTTTTCTATATCGATTCGTTGCTACCCGCAAACCCACCGACACATCAGCTGCCGATCAGCGCAAGCTCGACAACCTGGTGGCATTGATGAAAACGGAGGAAGCGAAGCAACCGGCCTTTAGCGACAGGTCCGACAAGGACAAAACCACCGCCGAGCGGTTTAGTGAACCTAAGCTTTTCGCTTTCGATCCCAATACGATCAGTGTGGCAGATTGGCAGCAGTTGGGTGTGCCCCGCTGGATGGCCGAACGAATTGAAAAATACAGGAGCAAAGGTGGCCAGTTTCGTAAAAAAGAAGATTTGCTGCAGATTTATGACTTCCCTCCCGATCTATACGAGCAACTCGAACCCTACATAACGCTGGCCAATCATTCGCCGGGAAGGCTGGCTCCTGATAATCACACCGGATTCGAAAAGTCCTATTCGACCGAGAAATTCAAGCCTAGTGACCGACATGCTTTTGCAGAAAGACCTGCCAAACCGACCCTTCAACCCTTTGACATCAATACCGCCGATACCACTCAACTGGTTGCACTCAAGGGAATCGGCTCTAAACTGGCTGGTCGAATCGTGAAATTTCGGGATGCACTCGGTGGGTTTATTACAGCCGATCAGTTTCGTGACATTTATGGCCTCGATTCTGTCGCACTGGCAGAATTGCAGAAATTTGGTAAGATTCAGTCGGCACCCCGTAAGATTCCGATAAATACGGCCAGCGCTGAAGAACTGGATCGGCATCCGTTTCTGTCGCGCAGGCAGGCTGAAATTATTGTCCGGTATCGCGAACAACACGGCGACTACACGTCCGCAGAAGCACTCAAACCCATTCGGGTACTGGACGAGAAAACAATTGAAAAAATAGGGCCCTATCTGGAGTTTTGACGGATTGAATTTTGAATGAAATCGTCTCCCGATGAATCAATCAAAATTCAATCACGAATCAA comes from Spirosoma aureum and encodes:
- a CDS encoding helix-hairpin-helix domain-containing protein: MFNRLQVLIRDYFGFSHKESRGFLVLIFLTLLCLLLPFLYRFVATRKPTDTSAADQRKLDNLVALMKTEEAKQPAFSDRSDKDKTTAERFSEPKLFAFDPNTISVADWQQLGVPRWMAERIEKYRSKGGQFRKKEDLLQIYDFPPDLYEQLEPYITLANHSPGRLAPDNHTGFEKSYSTEKFKPSDRHAFAERPAKPTLQPFDINTADTTQLVALKGIGSKLAGRIVKFRDALGGFITADQFRDIYGLDSVALAELQKFGKIQSAPRKIPINTASAEELDRHPFLSRRQAEIIVRYREQHGDYTSAEALKPIRVLDEKTIEKIGPYLEF